The following are from one region of the Scyliorhinus canicula chromosome 26, sScyCan1.1, whole genome shotgun sequence genome:
- the LOC119957501 gene encoding low molecular weight neuronal intermediate filament-like produces the protein MSSAAEYYHSSFRRVLGDAPQARGARWGSGGRVPAARGAPPPSSVRGGCCPSSSASRDSFELSQCSAVNNEFKIIRTAEKEQLQGLNDRLAGYIDKVRQQEEQKRALEAEVRLLRRQQAEPCRLGQLREQEIRDLRARLEGLGHDQRRLQLDCQQLQHCLSQLRQAQEREEALRRQAHSDLLTYRQQADRAYLARLQQERRVESLLDEITFLKKIHQAELAELEAALQASQVTVEVDASKPDLSSALKEIRSQYEAIASQNQQRAGEWYESRFAAFAGSATGGSGAARAAREEMVDYRRQLQARDVEIEAFKGTNAALMKQLQETEDRHQGEVNNLQETIGQLENTLGSTKNEMSHHLREYQDLLNVKMALDIEIAAYRKLLEGEETRLSTGGRDIPAFLSSAYSYSSTIVSGAKTFSATGVKKGTGGDATEKTAASRRNGISSGEKPERVQRKN, from the exons ATGAGCTCTGCAGCTGAATATTATCACAGTTCTTTCCGTAGGGTCTTGGGGGATGCCCCACAGGCCAGGGGGGCTCGCTGGGGCTCTGGGGGCAGGGTCCCTGCTGCCAGaggagcccccccaccctcctccgtgAGGGGAGGCTGCTGCccttcctcctccgcctcccgggaCAGCTTCGAGCTCTCCCAGTGCAGCGCCGTCAACAACGAGTTCAAGATCATCCGGACCGCGGAGAAGGAGCAGCTGCAGGGACTCAACGACCGCCTGGCGGGCTACATCGACaaggtgaggcagcaggaggagcaGAAGCGGGCGCTGGAGGCCGAGGTGAGGCTCCTGCGCCGCCAGCAGGCCGAGCCCTGCCGCCTGGGCCAGCTGCGCGAGCAGGAGATCCGCGACCTCCGGGCGCGCCTGGAGGGCCTGGGCCACGACCAGCGGCGGCTGCAGCTGGACTGCCAGCAGCTGCAACACTGCCTGAGCCAGCTGCGGCAGGCCCAGGAGCGAGAGGAGGCCCTGCGCCGGCAGGCCCACAGCGACCTGCTTACCTACAGGCAGCAGGCGGACCGGGCCTACCTGGCCAGGCTGCAGCAGGAGAGGCGGGTCGAGTCCCTGCTGGACGAGATCACCTTCCTGAAGAAGATTCACCAGGCGGAGTTGGCTGAACTGGAGGCAGCTCTGCAAGCATCCCAG GTGACCGTGGAGGTAGACGCGAGCAAGCCGGACCTGTCCTCGGCTCTCAAGGAGATCAGGTCGCAGTACGAGGCCATCGCATCgcagaaccagcagagggcaggcgAGTGGTATGAGTCCAGGTTTGCCGCCTTCGCCGGGAGTGCGACAGGCGGCAGCGGGGCGGCCCGGGCGGCCAGAGAGGAGATGGTGGACTACCGCCGCCAATTGCAGGCGCGGGACGTCGAAATCGAGGCCTTCAAGGGCACCAATGCAGCCCTGATGAAGCAACTGCAGGAGACGGAGGACAGGCATCAGGGGGAGGTCAACAACCTGCAG GAGACCATCGGCCAGCTGGAAAACACCTTGGGATCAACGAAGAATGAGATGTCTCACCACCTGAGGGAGTACCAGGACTTGCTGAATGTCAAGATGGCCCTGGACATCGAAATCGCTGCCTACAG GAAACTACTGGAGGGGGAGGAGACtcggctgagcactgggggtcgCGATATCCCTGCATTCCTCAGCTCCGCCTATTCCTACTCCTCGACCATCGTGTCCGGGGCCAAGACCTTCTCCGCTACCGGCGTCAAGAAAGGCACAGGAGGGGACGCCACGGAGAAAACAGCAGCCTCGAGAAGGAACGGGATATCTTCGGGAGAGAAGccagaaagagtgcagaggaagaATTAA